In Sporichthyaceae bacterium, a genomic segment contains:
- a CDS encoding helix-turn-helix transcriptional regulator, with protein sequence MILLRLLVGDVLRSRRQAQGRTLREVSGSARVSLGYLSEVERGQKEASSELLAAICEALGVRMSDLMRDVSDSLAVAETVPANVLPLEPISVSDAADQTVVAA encoded by the coding sequence TTGATCCTGCTGAGACTGCTCGTGGGGGACGTGCTGCGTTCCCGCCGGCAGGCCCAGGGCCGGACCCTGCGTGAGGTCTCCGGCTCCGCCCGCGTGTCGCTCGGGTACCTCTCCGAGGTCGAGCGTGGGCAGAAGGAAGCGTCCTCCGAACTGCTTGCCGCCATCTGCGAAGCACTCGGCGTGCGCATGTCCGACCTGATGCGTGACGTCAGCGACTCACTCGCCGTGGCCGAGACCGTCCCGGCCAACGTGCTGCCACTGGAGCCGATCTCGGTCTCCGACGCGGCCGACCAGACCGTGGTCGCGGCCTGA